The following proteins come from a genomic window of Corynebacterium falsenii:
- a CDS encoding nucleoside deaminase: MRRALDVARTAGEDVPVGAVIVGPDDQELATGVNRREALGDPTAHAEVEAIRAAVRQLGDSWRLEDCTLVVTLEPCAMCAGAAVGARIGTIVFGAYEPHTGACGSVWDIPRESPLHWVQMRGGVLENECGQVLREFFDARRGW, from the coding sequence ATGCGCCGGGCGCTGGATGTCGCGCGGACGGCCGGCGAAGACGTGCCCGTGGGCGCCGTGATCGTGGGGCCGGATGACCAGGAGCTGGCCACAGGGGTAAACCGGCGCGAGGCCCTGGGCGATCCCACCGCACACGCCGAAGTGGAGGCGATCCGCGCGGCGGTGCGGCAACTAGGGGATTCGTGGCGCCTCGAGGACTGCACGCTGGTGGTCACGCTGGAGCCGTGTGCGATGTGCGCCGGGGCGGCAGTGGGCGCGCGCATCGGCACGATCGTGTTCGGCGCGTACGAACCGCACACGGGTGCATGCGGCAGTGTGTGGGACATTCCACGCGAGTCTCCGCTGCATTGGGTGCAGATGCGCGGCGGCGTGCTGGAGAACGAATGTGGGCAGGTACTGCGGGAGTTTTTCGACGCGCGCCGGGGGTGGTAG
- a CDS encoding tRNA adenosine deaminase-associated protein, giving the protein MTDDTEVTFAVAAYGRDATWDLRELPESATEDLEELVRLLRNSRSEGAVVGFVCIDDDWCAILRPVPGGVRLLISDATAALDYDLASDILEELDVDCPTEEEVEETDEPWPEGEFDLLEDLGASEQVLSVIFDDEDLYASEQVLRVAEELGCAEDLADLVDLELDY; this is encoded by the coding sequence ATGACTGATGACACAGAAGTGACATTCGCCGTAGCCGCGTACGGCCGCGATGCCACCTGGGATCTGCGCGAGCTGCCCGAAAGCGCCACGGAGGACCTAGAAGAGCTGGTCAGGCTGCTGCGCAACAGCCGTTCCGAAGGCGCGGTGGTCGGTTTCGTCTGCATCGACGACGATTGGTGCGCCATCCTTCGCCCCGTTCCGGGTGGGGTGAGGCTTCTCATATCCGACGCCACAGCGGCGCTCGACTACGACTTGGCCAGTGACATCCTCGAGGAACTCGACGTGGACTGCCCCACCGAAGAAGAAGTCGAGGAGACGGACGAGCCATGGCCGGAGGGCGAGTTCGACCTGCTGGAGGACCTGGGCGCTTCGGAGCAAGTGCTGTCCGTCATCTTCGACGATGAAGACCTCTATGCCTCGGAGCAGGTGCTGCGCGTGGCGGAGGAGCTGGGGTGCGCCGAGGACCTCGCCGACCTCGTGGACCTGGAGTTGGACTACTAA
- a CDS encoding prephenate dehydrogenase, whose protein sequence is MGSVSDFSVSDYRLSTLPEDRRPVCILGLGLIGGSLMRDLKQAGWPVFGWNRSEKTVERASRDGFDASADLVATLQRAEREDALIVLGVPVPALASLFDAISEHAPSCGITDVTSVKVEVHELVEAHGLTDRFVGGHPMAGTANSGWAATMKGLFQGAVWVVTYDNAVEHASANPAGAGQSSAAQAEAGQSSQRWLDTWIRVVGIAEEVGAAVVPALARRHDRAVARVSHLPHILAEALAVTGDQGGPLALSLAASSFRDGTRVAGTEPALVRAMIENNRTAVVEALDETIALLQQARSDIADPVQDMRGLAEDGNAARGRFEARAGRKRGDTMHRPIIRVRPGQRGWLNQLQSAESMGAQIGIF, encoded by the coding sequence CTGGGTAGCGTGAGTGATTTTTCTGTCTCCGATTACCGCTTGAGCACGCTTCCCGAAGACCGCCGCCCCGTGTGCATTCTTGGGTTGGGGTTGATCGGTGGATCCTTGATGCGGGATCTCAAACAGGCTGGCTGGCCCGTGTTTGGATGGAACCGCTCGGAGAAAACTGTGGAACGCGCCAGCCGCGACGGTTTCGATGCGTCCGCCGACCTCGTTGCCACATTGCAGCGGGCCGAGCGGGAGGACGCGCTCATCGTTTTGGGGGTCCCTGTTCCCGCGTTGGCTTCTCTATTCGACGCCATCAGCGAGCACGCCCCATCATGCGGCATTACGGATGTCACGAGCGTGAAGGTGGAAGTGCACGAGCTGGTGGAAGCTCATGGGCTCACGGATCGCTTCGTGGGCGGGCACCCCATGGCGGGAACCGCGAACTCGGGGTGGGCTGCCACGATGAAGGGGCTGTTCCAGGGGGCCGTGTGGGTGGTGACGTACGACAATGCCGTGGAGCACGCGTCCGCGAATCCTGCGGGTGCTGGGCAGTCCAGCGCGGCACAAGCCGAGGCTGGGCAGTCCAGTCAGCGTTGGTTGGACACATGGATCCGCGTGGTCGGCATTGCCGAGGAAGTCGGCGCCGCGGTGGTTCCGGCGCTAGCGCGCCGTCACGACCGCGCCGTGGCGCGTGTGAGCCACCTGCCACACATCCTCGCGGAGGCGCTGGCCGTCACGGGCGACCAGGGCGGCCCACTCGCGCTGAGCCTGGCGGCCTCCAGTTTCCGCGACGGCACACGCGTGGCCGGCACCGAGCCCGCGCTGGTGCGCGCCATGATCGAGAACAACCGCACCGCCGTGGTGGAGGCGTTGGATGAGACGATCGCGCTGCTGCAGCAGGCACGGTCCGATATCGCCGATCCGGTTCAGGACATGCGCGGGCTCGCTGAAGATGGCAATGCGGCGCGCGGGCGCTTCGAGGCGCGAGCCGGTCGCAAGCGCGGCGATACGATGCACCGCCCAATCATCCGTGTGCGCCCCGGTCAGCGCGGTTGGTTAAATCAGCTCCAGTCGGCGGAGTCGATGGGCGCGCAGATCGGTATCTTCTAG
- a CDS encoding APC family permease, which produces MASESTTTATSPQGADASSPRPAGIAFIPLVCMTAALFLTLRNMPVMAQTGMQMFAFNIIAVFAFLIPAALVAAELGTGWSKSGVFGWVEAAFGTRPALVATWLQWTQSLFGLTSILAYAAGTAAYVFKPELGDNPYFVGLSIIAIYWIATLANFGGAENSSKISTFCLIAGVVTPSLILAGVGGWWAASGNSDHFDTSTPLIPDLGNQATLLLFLSFVFGFVGIEVSASNLKYVRNPQKSYPRALFLASIIGFVITLLGAMAIALIIPSNRIDTINGAIQALSTAFSSLGISWATPIIAALIAIGAIGQVSTWIVGPVQGLSVAVDRGFLPPTFAHKNKNDVPTRLLIAQATCISVVGCVFFTGISVGTAFLVLTSIAVILYSVMYLLMFASAIKLRIQQPEVHRSYSVPGGIWGLSAVAGLGALTMLACLIIGFIAPTPNPLETEAMYAVVILIVVCAVTAVPLLAKKMWAARD; this is translated from the coding sequence ATGGCTTCTGAGTCGACTACCACAGCAACCTCACCTCAGGGAGCGGACGCATCGTCGCCTCGCCCTGCGGGCATCGCCTTTATCCCTCTAGTCTGCATGACCGCAGCGCTGTTCCTCACGCTGCGCAACATGCCCGTGATGGCGCAGACGGGTATGCAGATGTTCGCGTTCAACATCATCGCGGTCTTCGCATTCCTCATCCCGGCTGCCCTCGTTGCCGCCGAGCTCGGAACGGGTTGGTCGAAGAGCGGTGTCTTCGGTTGGGTCGAAGCCGCGTTTGGTACCCGCCCCGCGCTGGTTGCCACGTGGTTGCAGTGGACGCAGTCCCTGTTCGGCCTCACCTCGATCTTGGCGTATGCCGCCGGTACCGCCGCATACGTCTTCAAGCCCGAGCTCGGCGACAACCCCTACTTCGTCGGCCTGTCCATCATCGCCATTTACTGGATTGCAACCCTGGCCAACTTTGGTGGTGCGGAGAATTCCTCGAAGATTTCCACGTTCTGCCTCATTGCCGGCGTTGTTACTCCCTCGCTCATCCTGGCTGGCGTGGGCGGCTGGTGGGCCGCATCCGGCAATTCGGACCACTTCGATACCTCCACTCCGCTCATCCCCGACCTGGGCAATCAGGCGACGCTCCTGTTGTTCTTGAGCTTCGTCTTCGGCTTCGTGGGCATCGAGGTCTCGGCCTCGAACCTGAAGTACGTTCGTAACCCTCAGAAGTCCTATCCGCGCGCGCTGTTCCTGGCGTCGATCATCGGATTCGTCATCACCCTGCTGGGCGCGATGGCCATTGCCTTGATCATCCCGTCCAACCGCATCGACACCATCAACGGTGCAATTCAGGCGCTCTCAACGGCCTTCTCCAGCTTGGGCATTTCTTGGGCGACGCCCATCATCGCGGCCCTCATCGCCATCGGCGCTATTGGCCAGGTGAGCACCTGGATTGTGGGCCCGGTACAAGGCCTTTCTGTTGCTGTGGATCGTGGTTTCCTGCCGCCTACCTTCGCTCACAAGAACAAGAATGACGTCCCCACGCGGCTGCTCATCGCCCAGGCGACCTGCATTTCCGTGGTGGGTTGTGTGTTCTTCACTGGCATTTCGGTGGGCACCGCTTTCCTCGTGCTGACCTCGATCGCCGTGATTCTGTATTCGGTGATGTACCTGCTGATGTTCGCCTCTGCCATCAAGCTGCGCATTCAGCAGCCGGAAGTGCACCGTTCCTACTCGGTCCCCGGTGGCATCTGGGGCCTGAGCGCCGTTGCCGGCCTAGGTGCACTGACAATGCTGGCGTGCCTCATCATCGGCTTCATCGCGCCGACACCTAACCCATTGGAGACCGAGGCCATGTACGCCGTCGTGATCCTCATCGTGGTTTGTGCCGTAACTGCAGTGCCACTACTGGCCAAGAAGATGTGGGCGGCACGGGACTAG
- the hisC gene encoding histidinol-phosphate transaminase: MVRSDLSSLPAYVPGATLPNALKLASNEGTYSPLPSVARAIEQATSNLNRYPDMGAVDLRQKFADWLNSTTGTQAPAAQTDRGGSAEEAAAGLNLTMDNIAVGNGSSALCLQLIQATCAAGEEVVFAWRSFEAYPILSRIAEATPVPVPLTADQRHDLPAMVDAITDNTRLIFVCNPNNPTGTTVTAEEFHEFMAAVPDRVTVVLDEAYVEFNQAQDGPTLADVFTRYPNVAVCRTFSKAYGLAGLRLGYLIGHEELVQAVNKVAVPFGVNALAQAAGLASLDAHDELHERVEETVTQRNRVTEWLQEHASVRVYPSEANFVWLGLGDKAEALDAALKEHDIVARCFAGEGVRISVTNKEETDRLLDVLQKVAAYL, from the coding sequence ATGGTTCGATCCGATCTGTCATCCCTCCCCGCCTATGTCCCCGGCGCGACCCTGCCGAATGCCCTCAAGCTGGCATCCAACGAGGGCACGTATTCCCCCCTGCCCTCTGTCGCCCGCGCGATCGAGCAGGCCACCTCCAACCTCAATCGCTACCCGGACATGGGCGCGGTTGACCTGCGCCAGAAGTTTGCGGACTGGCTCAACAGCACCACGGGCACCCAGGCCCCGGCCGCCCAGACCGATCGCGGCGGCTCCGCCGAGGAGGCCGCCGCTGGCCTGAACCTCACCATGGATAACATCGCCGTGGGCAACGGCAGCTCCGCGCTGTGCCTGCAGCTCATCCAAGCCACTTGCGCGGCCGGCGAGGAGGTCGTGTTCGCGTGGCGCTCCTTCGAGGCCTACCCGATCCTCTCGCGGATCGCCGAAGCGACGCCCGTGCCGGTTCCGCTCACCGCCGATCAGCGCCATGACCTACCCGCTATGGTCGACGCCATTACGGACAACACGCGCTTGATCTTTGTCTGTAACCCGAACAATCCCACGGGCACCACGGTCACGGCCGAAGAGTTCCATGAGTTCATGGCCGCCGTACCGGATCGTGTCACCGTGGTCCTAGACGAGGCTTACGTGGAGTTCAACCAGGCCCAGGACGGCCCCACCCTCGCGGATGTATTCACCCGCTACCCCAACGTGGCGGTGTGCCGGACGTTCTCCAAGGCCTACGGCCTGGCCGGGCTGCGCCTGGGCTACCTCATCGGCCACGAGGAGCTCGTGCAGGCTGTGAACAAGGTTGCCGTGCCCTTCGGGGTCAACGCGCTGGCTCAGGCTGCCGGACTCGCCAGCCTGGACGCTCACGACGAGCTGCACGAGCGCGTAGAGGAAACGGTCACCCAGCGCAACCGCGTGACCGAGTGGCTGCAGGAGCACGCCTCGGTGCGCGTGTACCCCTCCGAGGCGAACTTCGTGTGGCTGGGCCTCGGCGACAAAGCAGAGGCCCTGGATGCGGCATTGAAGGAACACGACATCGTGGCTCGGTGTTTCGCGGGCGAGGGCGTGCGTATCAGCGTCACCAATAAGGAAGAAACCGACAGGCTCCTCGACGTGCTACAGAAGGTTGCCGCGTACCTGTAA